In Roseibium algicola, the DNA window TGCGACATGGCATTGCCTTTCTGGCGCCCGAAAGGCGCGTGACCAGGATCAGGCCACGTTGGCTTTCATCAGCGCGAATGTAATGGAGTCGACCAGGGCCTGGAAAGAGGCGTCGACGATGTTGGAGGATACCCCGATCGTGAACCAGCGCCGGTGCGTGACTGTGTCCTGGCTTTCGATCAGAACGCGCGTGACAGCGCCCGTGCCACCATTGAGGATGCGCACCTTATAGTCAATCAGTTCCAGGCCGTCGATGGCAGACTGGTATTTGCCCAGATCCTTTCGCAGTGCCATGTCCAGCGCATTGACCGGGCCGTTGCCTTCAGCAACCGACATTCGGGTTTCGCCGTCGATATCGACCTTCACCACGGCTTCCGAAACCGTGACCAGATCACCGATTGCGTTAAACCGGCGTTCCACCATCACGCGGAAGGATTCAACTGCGAAGTAACGCGGCACCTCGCCCAATGCCCGGCGCGCGAGCAGCTCGAACGACGCGTCGGCAGCCTCGTAGGCATAGCCTTCGGCTTCCCGTTCCTTGACCTTCGCCAACAGTAGGTCAAGACGCGGATCTGACTTGTCGACTTCGATGCCCACCCGGGCCAGCTCTCCCAGAAGGTTGCTCTTGCCGGCCTGGTCGGACACCAGCACCCGCCGCTGGTTGCCGACACTTTCCGGTGCGACGTGTTCATAGGTCTGCGGATCCTTCAGGATCGCGGAGGCATGAATACCGGCCTTTGTGGCGAAGGCGGTTTCGCCCACGTAGGGGGCCTGCCTGTCCGGCGACCGATTGAGGATTTCATCGAACGCATGGGAGATTGAAGTGATCTCTTTCAACTGAGCGTCGCTGACACCGATTTCGAACCGATCGGAGAATGCCGGTTTCAGCTTGAGTGTCGGGATCAAGGTGATGAGGTTGGCGTTGCCGCAGCGCTCACCCAGACCGTTCAAGGTTCCCTGGATCTGCCTTACGCCGGCATCCACTGCCGCCAGTGAGTTGGCGACCGCGTGACCGGTGTCATCGTGGGTATGGATGCCGAGATGCGTTCCGGGAACAACCTCCTGCACCTTGGTGACAAT includes these proteins:
- the cimA gene encoding citramalate synthase gives rise to the protein MTKERLFLFDTTLRDGAQTSGVDFSVNEKVVVAELLERLGVDYIEGGYPGANPTDSEFFSEKRTRKATFTAFGMTKRAGRSAANDPGLQDVLSASSDACCFVAKAWDYHVRVALGCSNEENLDSIYETVTAAVAAGKEAMIDCEHFFDGFKANPEYALNCARTAYHAGARWIVLCDTNGGTLPDEIFDIVTKVQEVVPGTHLGIHTHDDTGHAVANSLAAVDAGVRQIQGTLNGLGERCGNANLITLIPTLKLKPAFSDRFEIGVSDAQLKEITSISHAFDEILNRSPDRQAPYVGETAFATKAGIHASAILKDPQTYEHVAPESVGNQRRVLVSDQAGKSNLLGELARVGIEVDKSDPRLDLLLAKVKEREAEGYAYEAADASFELLARRALGEVPRYFAVESFRVMVERRFNAIGDLVTVSEAVVKVDIDGETRMSVAEGNGPVNALDMALRKDLGKYQSAIDGLELIDYKVRILNGGTGAVTRVLIESQDTVTHRRWFTIGVSSNIVDASFQALVDSITFALMKANVA